The stretch of DNA GCCATAGTTTTGGCCAGAGGATTCTCAACAGCCAAATCCTTAGGTACTCTTCTGCCTTCTTTATGTGATCTTTTCACGTCAAAGTAGCATGGATAGAGTACCTGAAATCTCTTGACCTCTTCTAAATCTTTCTTAGAGATAGCCTCAGAACGTTCAACCTTACCAGTCTTAGGGTTAATGAAACTCAGTTGCTCTTTTTCCTTGCTgctattgttattgttgatatTAATGTTGCCATTCATTTCAGGGAAGAAGGCTGGGTTTTCTTGGTCCTGGCTTCTTACAACTGTGGGCGTTATCTTTGGAGCTATTGGCGTTCTCAAAGAGGAATCTAACTGGGCCAAATCCATATCAAGattatcaatatcattgaaatcgtcaatttcttctaatCTAGGCATGGTGACTTTATGATAGCTCTAGCTTACGGATTACTTTTTTGGCTTCGTTAGTACTTAGCTCGTTGAATGTTATtaacatctttttttttttagtttacAAAAGCGTAAAAATTAATACTTAATTAATCTTCAAGAGGTTTGCAATTTTGAAGCCGGTGAAGAAGtaattgatttttctaCTACAGATCTGCCAATCGTGCTTTTACTTGTCAAGCTGTTCGAAATATTTACTTaagtttcatcttcttcatccttaCATATTATATCCAATAAGATTGCATCAAGAGCCTCCAATAGTAAACTGGCATTCAAACACGGATTCTGTAGCATAGCATGAACTCGACCGGCAGCTTCATGAGAATCCCTTAAACCTACTACACGCCCACAAGTATACGCGAATAGTCTTTGCAGGCTAGTTAGAGCGACTTGTTCCGTTCTCAACCTTTCCCCTTTACTTCTTGTTGTCTCCATtgtttcactttttttttgttcaaagaCGCCATTATTACCCCAGAGCATATTTTTAAAAGCAATTACTGCTTCCAGTACTTGGTCCTCTGACCTCAATTTCTGGATGCTGACTTTTATGTACTTTTCAATGGTGCTTCCAAGAAGCTGCTGCAAAACAGTAATTATAGCTCTACCTCTCAACCAACCTGCACTGGCTTTCTTTAGAGCAAAAAGTGAAATAAATAAGTCACATATCTGTTTAACAAAGGACTTGTTCTGAGAATAGAAAGGATATCCAGAATCAGTGAAAAAATGTCGTTCATCTTCATAGAAATTCAGTTCGTCTCCATATCCCTTGGTGTTTTGTAAATCGACAACAGAGCTACTGTTACTCGTACTATTGCTATTTCCAATAGCTTCATGAAGTGGTTCCTCCATAATTTCATCGTGCATGTATTCCCTATTCAATTTAAACGGGGCAGAGTCAGTCAAAAACCTTCTAAAAATACTGTCTTCGCATATTTCAGAAATAGATAGCAATTCTCGCAAATacttttcaagtttttgcTTCCTTTCTTCACAAAGTAGCGTTTTTGTTACATGGTATTTCAGCgatatttttactttcgAAGGGAACAGGTCTTGCAACTGCCTCATTATATCCCTAAACTTGTTCTTCAAGTATGTatttaattgaaaaaactcGTTATATCTTCTTGCCATATCCCAGGAACTTACTTGGCCATTGTTGAAGTGGTGAATATTAATGATATAGTAagttatttcttttaaacCGCTGCTGGAATTATCATTGAAGTACGACCTAATGTATATCTTCGTTTTCCTGAACAAACTATTAGCATTTTCTTGTACCACATACTgttgtttcaaaagctcTTTCATTTCAAGTTCTTTCAATAGAGTTctttttgacttttttaAGATTTTCAACTGCATTTGATTATTGGTTAAATCTGCCTTCAAGATCAAATGCTCTAATAAttcaagttctttttcaatttgatcAATCGAAATAGTCAAGCTTGCTATATCGTCTCTGAAATTATTTGACCCATGGAGTTGACTGGAATTTAAATCAGAATTCTCATACGAAACGCTTACTTTCTCCACATTACCTGGAAAATCCAAGTGATCCTCGGGAATATAAAATTCAGTGGTATTATCATTCTCATCGTCAAAGAGTTGATCCTTGAAAATGTTGTCATTTTCCGAACCGAACAGCTGTGAATAGCGCGGGTTTGAGCTTATTCTTGTTTTATCTGAATTGAATTCAGATCCATTCACTATGTTATCTAAAGCATCTGCGATACCAGGGCTTGCGAAAATTCTAACAGGATTCATGTAATCTGTCTTTACGTTTTCCTTTATAAGGATACTTTGTTCTGTATTGTCACCATTGCCACTTGTGCTCAAAAAGTTAAGATATATATTAGTCGAAATGATGTGGGATGTTGACagcattttgaaaaaaagagaagattcCTTGAATAGTGGTAAAAGCTTATCATCAAGATACTTTATAGCTACTGTTTGAAGCAGTAATACACTTTTTCGAGCTAGAATAAACGTAccttcatcattatttatCTGAAAGGAATTTGTGAAAAGtttaatattctttacTAGCCCTTCATCAAGCAATTCCATATTTTGTAAGTTACTGTTGTGGaaaaactttgaagaaatttcttgtaATTGAAGGTTATCAATTCCAGAATACCCTGAAATTATATCCTCAGATGTAGCATCTTCCAAGGgatttttgaatgattCAATCGTTTGCGAGTACTCTAAAAATGTAGCGCCCTGTGTTTCAGGAAGACTATTTAAGAACGAGTTGAAATATGGGATAAATTCTCTATCGTCTATGATGTCTCTCAACGTGATTGAGACGATAAATGacttcatttctttcagtATTACTTTGCTATTCATATTTGAATCGGAATAATTGCTATCTCTGACAGGCTTTTTGCGTGACGTTTCATTTTCTGAACTTGGAAATGATAACTTTGACTCAAtcaaatttaaagaaagtAGTAAGCGCTTTTTATACTTCAAATGCTCTTTgtttaaattttcattttcttccaacTGATATATTTTCAGAGCTAATGAAAACGCCACATACTTAATATCATTCGTATCTACCAATGAGTCAAGCTGATTGAGATAGTGTTCGAACTGCTTTCCTGTGTAATCAACATTGAGCTCCAATTTCTCACTCGAGGGAGCTCCAATATCTTTACTTCCTATGTTATTCATGCTATGTTTATGATCTTGTAGTTCTTTACTCAGCATTTTCCTTATTTTGTGAACTTTCTGTCTCTCTTCGAAATAGTTTTGTGAGATGTTTACAATTTTTAAATTCCAACTATCTGGATCAGTAAATTTAAAAATTAATGGAGAAACAATACATGTGGTGAGAACTTCTGTTATTAACGTAAAAACAAATACAGAGTCTAActcatcattatcaaaaagaTAAGGAAGTAGCCCCATGATAGTTTTTCTTATAGActgttcaatttctttctgaagAGCATTAGGATTCAATGACAATGACTTATGTAACTTGTAATTCTTATTGAATTCTACAGCAATTTGTAGATCGATATTGGCTGCTTTTTGCCTTTCAAGAGTTAAGTCGCTTAACACAGCTTCTCTGGCATCACAAAAAGTGCTGAAATGTTTGTTAAAAATTGGCAATAGCTTCAGAACAATCAAACTAGCACTATCATTCTTCattaacttcttcttcaccacTAAAAGCGTTTGCAATAATCTCCACTTTGTTACTTTGAGAAACTTTGCATCAGCATTCTTATCAATCCTTGTAAACCAGGACTGAACAAAATCTCTAATGATTAAATCAATAATACTCTCTAATTCTCTACCTATTTGCGCATTACCTTCGTGAATTAAACCTTTAACTACCCTCAACTCTTCATCAATCTCCACAGAATTTGAATTGTCGGATACAATACTGACAAACCTTGGCTGAGTCCTGGGCAGATCAGGtaatgatttgaagaatatgaagTACCCAAATATGCAGATGTTGAAAAGGAACCCTAGAGAAAAACATGCTATCAACCATTGTatcattgatattgaaCAAAGCAAAGACGAAACCAACTGAAACTATCTTAGAAACTTAAACATACGACGCCATATCAAAAGGCAAAACTCGGGCATTTATTGCGTTTTAGCAACGTATGGAAGACTTCCGTTATTTTACTGGTTTGTTTACTTCTTTTTAAGGTTCATAAGGCGATGGAAAAACGAAAAGTAAATTAGATAACTGATAGAGAAGCGATAAAACTCATAGTCACAGGCAGTATACGAATTGACCGGCGCTTTCagatgaaattttgaattgtGCTGTTTGTCATTGAAATATATAGTTTTAAATAACTTACAAAGTAAATTACACCTCCTTGAATAGTGAATCTTGCAACACTTTGATATCTCTGCTTATTCCCTTGACGAATTCCAACCTCTTTGATTCATCTTCCAAATGCTGCTGCTCTTCTAAAGTGGTTGGTATTATTCTCGAATTCAAGTATTTTGGATGAGTTAGGAATTTACTTAATGCGGCacttaacttttttttgtcatgATCAGAATCTAAGCCAATAACCAACTCTACAGCCTTTTTCTGATCATTAGAATTGTCAGGCTGGATAAAAAGTTCTTGGTAATTTAGCAAGTCTAGCATTTTCTGCAACAAAACCAGTTGATTAGTTTCCTTTATTAACGAGCTTGATACTGCCAACTTGTTATCTCCCCAGTTATATATTGTCgattttatttgttttccaaaatatGAAACAAAGAGACATGTCTCAGGTAAAACTTTGATACCAAATTGACTCAACAGTAGTAAGATGATAGATAATAAACCATTGCTCCAAATATTGTGTAATTTCGGTGAGAGCTCAGGCTTAATATTACCTTGCTGTATAGCCACAGACAATGGGCTTTCCAACAAAACACTATACAATCCactattgataaattttgCCGAAATTTGATCAACCAAACATAATTCAGAGATGAAGGTCAAAGTAATTTGCCCTAGAATTGGTTCATCATTAATCCTCATAACATGAGAGCTTGAATATAGATTCAGTATAACTTTTAAAGTTCCCACTTCGTTTAGAGATGATGCAAGAACAACATTAAAGTTTTTCGAAGGATTCAAATTGGTTATCTTCTTGAAAagtgataataataacagtaaATCCTGAGTATTTTCCTCTAAATTAATAATCTGTTTAGCGTGATCCCCGTTTAAGCCTTTCGTAGAACATTTATTGATCTGGCATAATATTTCAGACAATATCAAATAAACACCCTTACTAAATACAAGTTCAAAGAATTCTAACAGTTGGTCGGATATTAACTCAATGAAATGATCCCCTGATGAGACTAATTCGAGAAGGATTAGAACAGATCTTAAAAGGGGTCTATAAAAGTTATTTTTTAACGACCCGCCAATGTTTTTTGTGAAATCAATTTCCTCAGATTTAAAAATTGTGAagatctttttcaataattcaGTTATTTTGGATTCCTTCAATGGTTTCCCTGATAATTTGaatgaatataaaatgTAGAACGATAATTCAATTCTCTCCAGATATATTTGGGTAAACATTTGTTTATCTGAACCA from Saccharomyces mikatae IFO 1815 strain IFO1815 genome assembly, chromosome: 13 encodes:
- the MDM1 gene encoding Mdm1p (similar to Saccharomyces cerevisiae MDM1 (YML104C); ancestral locus Anc_8.824), with the translated sequence MIQWLIACFSLGFLFNICIFGYFIFFKSLPDLPRTQPRFVSIVSDNSNSVEIDEELRVVKGLIHEGNAQIGRELESIIDLIIRDFVQSWFTRIDKNADAKFLKVTKWRLLQTLLVVKKKLMKNDSASLIVLKLLPIFNKHFSTFCDAREAVLSDLTLERQKAANIDLQIAVEFNKNYKLHKSLSLNPNALQKEIEQSIRKTIMGLLPYLFDNDELDSVFVFTLITEVLTTCIVSPLIFKFTDPDSWNLKIVNISQNYFEERQKVHKIRKMLSKELQDHKHSMNNIGSKDIGAPSSEKLELNVDYTGKQFEHYLNQLDSLVDTNDIKYVAFSLALKIYQLEENENLNKEHLKYKKRLLLSLNLIESKLSFPSSENETSRKKPVRDSNYSDSNMNSKVILKEMKSFIVSITLRDIIDDREFIPYFNSFLNSLPETQGATFLEYSQTIESFKNPLEDATSEDIISGYSGIDNLQLQEISSKFFHNSNLQNMELLDEGLVKNIKLFTNSFQINNDEGTFILARKSVLLLQTVAIKYLDDKLLPLFKESSLFFKMLSTSHIISTNIYLNFLSTSGNGDNTEQSILIKENVKTDYMNPVRIFASPGIADALDNIVNGSEFNSDKTRISSNPRYSQLFGSENDNIFKDQLFDDENDNTTEFYIPEDHLDFPGNVEKVSVSYENSDLNSSQLHGSNNFRDDIASLTISIDQIEKELELLEHLILKADLTNNQMQLKILKKSKRTLLKELEMKELLKQQYVVQENANSLFRKTKIYIRSYFNDNSSSGLKEITYYIINIHHFNNGQVSSWDMARRYNEFFQLNTYLKNKFRDIMRQLQDLFPSKVKISLKYHVTKTLLCEERKQKLEKYLRELLSISEICEDSIFRRFLTDSAPFKLNREYMHDEIMEEPLHEAIGNSNSTSNSSSVVDLQNTKGYGDELNFYEDERHFFTDSGYPFYSQNKSFVKQICDLFISLFALKKASAGWLRGRAIITVLQQLLGSTIEKYIKVSIQKLRSEDQVLEAVIAFKNMLWGNNGVFEQKKSETMETTRSKGERLRTEQVALTSLQRLFAYTCGRVVGLRDSHEAAGRVHAMLQNPCLNASLLLEALDAILLDIICKDEEDET